In Heteronotia binoei isolate CCM8104 ecotype False Entrance Well chromosome 21, APGP_CSIRO_Hbin_v1, whole genome shotgun sequence, the DNA window gcgcaggggggggggtggaggcaggcccctgtgtggggtggggggaggagaggtgggggggtggaTGCAGGCCCTCCCCTGGGGGGAGATcttagggggcggggcttgcctTGGCGCCCAGGGCGGAGGCGGAGGTGGGGGCGCAGGGGGGGCTGGcgcgggggggggtggaggcaggccccctgtgtgtgggggagaggtcagggggcggggcttgcgggggggcggggcttgcctTGGCGCCCAGGGCGGAGGCGGAGGTGGGGGCGCAGGGGGGGCGGGcgcgggggggggtggaggcaggccccCTGTGTGGGGTAGGGGGGGAGATcttagggggcggggcttgcctTGGCGCCCAGGGCGGAGGCGGAGGTGGGGGCGCAGGGGGGGCTGGGcgcgggggggggtggaggcaggccccctgtgtggggtgggggggagatcttagggggcggggcttgcctTGGCGCCCAGGGCGGAGGCGGAGGTGGGGGCGCAGGGGGGGGCGGGcgcggggggggtggaggcaggccccctgtgtggggtgggggggagatcttagggggcggggcttgcctTGGCGCCCAGGGCGGAGGCGGAGGTGGGGGCGCAGGGGGGGctggcgcggggggggggtggagcaggccccctgtgtggggtggggggagatcttagggggcggggcttgcctTGGCGCCCAGGGCGAGGCGGAGGTGGGGGCGCAGGGGGGgctggcgcgggggggggggtggagcaggccccctgtgtggggtggggggtggggcttccgggggggcggggcttgcctTGGCGCCCAGGGCGGAGGCGGAGGTGGGGGCGCAGGGGGGGCTGGCGCGGTTCCTGTGCAggagaggtgggggggtggaTGCAGGCCCTCCCCTGGGGGGCGGGCTTGCCTTGGCGCCCAGGGCGGAGGCGGAGGTGGGGGCGCAGGGGGGGCTGGcgcagggggggtggaggcaggccccctgtgtggggtgggggggagaggtcaGGGGCGGGGCTTGCCTTGGCGCCCAGGGCGGAGGCGGAGGTGGGGGGCGCAGGGGGGGCTGGCGCGGTTCCTGTGCAggagaggtgggggggtggaTGCAGGCCCTCCCCTGGGGGAGAGGTCAGGGGGGCGGGGCTTGCCTTGGCGCCAGGGCGGAGGCGGAGGCGCAGGGGGGGCTGgcgcggggtgggggtggaggcaggccccctgtgtggggtgggggggagatcttagggggcggggcttgcctTGGCGCTTAGGGTGGAGGTGGGGGcgcagggggggggtggaggcaggccccctgtgtggggtggggggagaggtcagggggggcgggggcagggcTTGCCTTGGCGCCCAGGGTGGAGGTGGGggcgcaggggggggggtggaggcaggccccctgtgtggggtggggggagagaggtggggggGTGGATGCAGGCCCTCCCCTGGGGGGAGATcttagggggcggggcttgcctTGGCGCCAGGGCGGAGGCGGAGGTGGGGGCGCAGGGGGGCTGGcgcgggggggggtggaggcaggccccctgtgtgtgggggagaggtcagggggcggggcttgcgGGGGGCGGGGCTTGCCTTGGCGCCCAGGGCGGAGGCGGAGGTGGGGGCGCAGGGGGGGCTGGcgcagggggggtggaggcaggccccctgtgtggggtgggggggagaggtcaGGGGGGCGGGGCTTGCGGGGGCGGGGCTTGCCTTGGCGCCCAGGGCGGAGGCGGAGGTGGGGGCGCAGGGGGGGCTGGCGCGGTTCCTGTGCAGGAGCTCCATGTAGACCTCGGCGCCCTCCCCGCCGCCCCGCACTCGCAGCAGCCGCAGCAGCTCGCTCACGTCGTGGTGCAGCCGGAACTCGCTCATGGCCGCGGCCCGCCGGCAAGGGCGCCCCCCACCGCGCCTGCGCGCCCCCGCCCGCCGGAACCAGAAGCACGCCCCGCCCACCCGCTTCCGCTTCCCGCCCGCCCGTTGGCAAGATGGCGCTTCCCGCCTCCGCGGCCCCCTTCGCCTTCGCCCCCGCCCGCCGCCGCTTCCCCGCCCGGGACCGCTTCTTCGAGGTGCCCccgcagggagggggagggaggcggggctgcggctggcccctccctcccccggcTGACCcgccctctctccccccccccaggacggCGACGTCGAGCGGCACCTCCAGCTGCAGCAGGCCGCCCTCGCCCGGGCcccgcaggaggaggaggaggaggagagagggaggaaggccgcagcggtgagcgggggggggggaccccgaaGAGcggctctcctccctcccccccctcacttgGAACGAAAGCGGGAGGGAGCAGCTGGGCAATCCCACCCCCTGAGGACAGCCGGGAAGGGTGTGCACGCCCTGTgcaatggccgtgggtcagccgtccctctggcggaggttgtccttgaaagggcagctgctgggggagctctctcagcccgcccacctcacagggtgtctgttgtgggggaggaagggaaaggagattgtgagccgctctgagactctgtccttgaaacggcagctgctgtgagagccctctcagccccacccacctcacagggtgtctgttgtggggaggaagggaaaggagattgtaggccgctctgagtctctgtccttgaaagggcagcttctgggagagctctctcagccccacccacctcacagggtgtctgttgtggggaggaagggaaggagattgtaggccgctctgagactctgtccttgaaacggcagctgctgtgagagccctctcagccccacccacctcacagggtgtctgttgtgggggaggaagggaaaggagattgtaggccgctctgagactctgtccttgaaagggcagctgctgtgagagccctctcagcccacccacctcacagggtgtctgttgtgggaggaagagaaaggagattgtaggccgctctgagtctctgtccttgaaagggcagcttctgggagagccctctccagccccacccacctcacagggtgtctgttgtgggggaggaagggaaaggagattgtaggccgctctgagtctctgtccttgaaagggcagcttctgggagagctctctcagccccacccacctcacagggtgtctgttgtgggggaggaagggaaaggagattgtaggccgctctgagactctgtccttgaaacggcagctgctgtgagagccctctcagcccacccacctcacagggtgtctgttgtgggggaggaagggaaaggagattgtaggccgctctgagactctgtccttgaaagggcagctgctgtgagagccctctcagccccacccacctcacagggtgtctgttgtgggaggaagagaaaggagattgtaggccgctctgagtctctgtccttgaaagggcagcttctgggagagccctctccagccccaccacctcacagggtgtctgttgtgggggaggaagggaaaggagattgtaggccgctctgagtctctgtccttgaaagggcagcttctgggagagctctctcagccccgcccacctcacagggtgtctgttgtgggggaggaagggaaaggagattgtgagccactctgagactctgtccttgtaagggcagctgctgggagagccctctccagccccacccacctcacagggtgtctgttgtgggggagaagggaaaggagactgtgtgccactctgagactctgtccttgtaagggcagctgctgtgaaagccctctcagccccacccacctcacacggtgtctgttgtgggggaggaagggaaaggagattgtgagccactctgagactctgtccttgtaagggcagctgctgtgagagccctctcagccccacccacctcacagggtgtctgttgtgggggaggaagggaaaggagattgtaggctgctctgagcctctgtccttaaaagggcagctgctgtgagagccctctcagcccacccacttcacagggtgtctgttgtgggggaggaagggaaaggagattgtaggccgctctgagtctctgtccttgaaagggcagcttctgggagagctctctcagccccgcccacctcacagggtgtctgttgtgggggaggaagggaaaggagattgtgagccactctgagactctgtccttgtaagggcagctgctgggagagccctctccagccccacccacctcacagggtgtctgttgtggggaggaagggaaaggagattgtgagccactctgagactctgtccttgtaagggcagctgctgtgaaagccctctcagcccacccacctcacacggtgtctgttgtgggggaggaagggaaaggagattgtgagccactctgagactctgtccttgtaagggcagctgctgtgagagccctctcagccccacccacctcacagggtgtctgttgtgggggaagaagggaaaggaggttgtaggctgctctgagcctctgtccttaaaaggggcagctgctgtgagagccctctcagccccacccacttcacagggtgtctgttgtaggggaggaagggaaaggagattgtgagccactctgagcctctgtccttgaaaggacagctgatgtgaaagccctctccagccccacccaccttacagggtgtctgttgtggggaagggaaaggagattgtaggccgctctgagactctgtccttgaaagggcagctgctctgagagccctctcagccccacccacctcacaggttgtcttttgtgggggaggaagggaaaggagattgtgaggcgctctgagactctgtgcttgaaagggcagctgctgggagagccctctcagccccacccacctcacagggtgtctgttgtgggggaggaagggaaaggagattgtgagccactctgagactctgtccttgtaagggcagctgctgtgaaagccctctccagccccacccacctcacagggtgtctgttgtgggggaggaagggaaaggagactgtgagccactctgagacacttgagtggagggcagactataaactcaatatcatcatcttccctCCTTGCTTGCCCTCCCTCTACTCCGTGCCTTCTTCTGTCTTCAGGGAAGCAGCGGCAGGAGGAGTATTCAGCTGCCAAGGGTCTGCACATCATTTCCCTCCTAAGCGCTGCAGAGCGGAGGCACATTCGGTGGGGTGGGGCTGCAGCTCCCCTTCAAGGGGAAGGGGAGATTCTTTAAACTGACTGAAACAGGCATGCTGTTATCTGGTTTGCCTCTGTGGTTTGTCTGTTGCCATTTGAATTGGGGGTCCCAAAGGAGATGTGGGCATTAGAAATGGCACCAAGGCGTTTGCCTTCCTGTTGTAGAATTGAGCCTGGTCAAGGGTTTGGTCGTATGAGGAAGGTtgcttgtttctttctttcagcactgctgggtttttttgccattccTTGGGATGCGGCCAGACTTTCAGCACCTTGGAGAGTTACGAACATCACTACAACTTGCTCCATAGAAATGTCTGTTCTTCTTGCAAGAGGTCCTTCCCCTCAGCACACTTGCTGGATGTCCACATCCTGGAGTGGCACGACTCCCTCTTCCAGGTCATGGCAGAAAAGCAGAATATGGTGAGCTGCACAGGTCTGGCAAGTGGTGCCGTGTTGCACACAGGGAGGTCAGCTTGGTGGGATCCTAGCATGTACAGCTCAGGCTTCCATCCTGGGACATGGGACATCATGATCTCCCAAGTGTCACAAGACTGCTCATTGTCTGCTCTGACCAGAAGCAGCTCTTCAAGGCCCCAAGCAGAGAGCTCTTTTCTGGCCCTGCTGGCTGAAAGCCTTTTGACTGGGCCCCCTAGGCCGCCTGCATGTCGAGCAGCTGCTCTGCCTTTGAGTGGTggacttttctcccccccccccccccggcaaaaaaAAGAAGCCCAGCCAGTCCCTTTGCTGTTAACGATAGTGAGAGACTTTGCCTGTTCTCTCTCCTGCTCCACAGGGTAAGCACTCAgacaccccttcctcccccccccccccacaactggtGGCTGAGCCATGAGCCTGCGCTATGGAGGACTAGGGGTTAGGATTCTTTTTCATGATTTTTATTATTCCTGCACATCTGAACCGTGGGAAACTGCTGGAGTAGAAAGCTACCTAGTCGGTCTTTTGGCTTTACAGAGAGCAGCCGAGTAACAGAAGGGCCTTTCCTCCATCTAGTACCAGTGTCTGGTCCAGAGCTGTGCAGAGAAGTTCAAGAGCAGCAAAGACCGAAAGGACCATGTGATCAAAATACACCAGTATCCCTCTGACTTTAGGTTTGATAAACCTATGAAATCTAAAAGGTAAATATGCTCCCTGGTTAATTTTCTTTGAATGTTCTGCCTTGAAATAGATTgatatgtggaagtaggcatttGCCACAAGGAGagctgtcaagcatcggtatttcgaaataatcaagcttttgttgtaaatcaaagacttgttttattgaaactctatgACTTGTTACAAGGACGGATTCACTGGAAGTAATACTGAATACAGAGTTGCATAGTCTCTTATAGGTTAGTTCAAAAGGTAGGGTgacagataacttcaaaacaataacataaagatgcaaatgcgGATGAAGGTTCAAAGGATACTCATCTTTATTACTGAGGAAtgttcacatctccatttctcacacattccctgCTAGCTGATTTTACACTGTTGCTTACAAGATTACTCTACACATCTTGAGGGTTTTATTatgaacccggggggggggggaaggaagatagatgatagagagggggaagggggggaagaagaaAGGTCTGAATAAACcagcacttagaaatagcatgcttgacagagcAGAGCGTGATGTAGAAAGGAAGCGGTGGTCTCTCTCCAGTACCTCATTTAGCCTCTAGTTGCTTAACAGGAAAATGTTCACAAAGTCTTGTCAGCCGAGAAGGAAAAGTCCTGAGAATCGTAATGTTTCTGCCACAGCAGAAGGACGATGAAACCTCCGCCTGGAGATCACGCTGTCCCCATGGATGTTAACCTCGAAGCCTGTGAGCCTTCATCAGGGGAGGCCATGGAGACTGGCCCTGCTGAGGCCCACCAGCCCGGGGTGGAGGACACCGTGGTCTTGCCACCACCTGAGACACGCCTTCCTAGACCCAGGTCTGTTTCCCTGCCGCTCTGGAAGAGCCCAGCTCCATCTTGGCTTTGTCACCGTGCCTGCTGTGATGCAAGCGGGAGCCTTAGGGCAGGTTTCCATTCTAGCATGAAACTCTCTGGGACTTCATCAGATGCCCCTGAACGCCTGTGTTgcacctgcctcccctcccctaaaGTGATCCTGTGTGGTGTGTTTCTGCTTCCTCACTCACCAGGATGCTCGTTATTTGCTAATTTGAGATCGTTTATTGGCATAATCTGCACTTTAAGTGGTCAGTCACATTTCAGTGGATACTTAATCCAATTAGGTTTGAGTCCATCTGCGCCTTAGGAACCATCACAGTTGTGGCAGGGTAAGctttcaaagctccctttgtcaggccTTGTATCTGGGCTCTGGAAAGCTCCGCCCCCCAAAACCTCGCTGCTTTCTGATGGTGCTGCTGGATTCCGATctaactgttctgctgcagaAGAGCAAGGCAACTAGCCCAGCAGCGTCTCAGATATTTGCAGCAGTGGAAGTTTAATAAGTGTGTGTCAAAAGTAGCTTTTCAGAGGGTTGAATTGTCAGGCCAGCCAATCATTCAGATATTGTCAGCTGACTGCATATTGTTATTTGGCCTTCATCAGGGTTCCCACTCAGCTGTGGAGTGGCAAGTGGCAGCTTCCCTTTTGCGTGTCGTTCTGGGGTCCCTTGTTCTCCTGGGCTGTTGGTCTTCCTCGAGCCAAACCGAGCACCAGCACCCCCGTGGGGCTCCCCTGTGGGGATCTACTGGGACTGCAGGTGCTTTCAAGCAAACCTTTAATGCTGCTGTTTGGGGCAGCACTTCTATCCGGCCCTTCCTCCAAGGGGCTCAGGGCAGCCTGCCAGATTGAGTCCCTCTCACAACCTTCCTGGGAAGTGGGTCAGCTGAGCCCTCACTGCGGAGCAGAGCAGAGGGGGGATCTCAGGCCAGGGCCCTCTGATGCTCACTGGGAGGGGGGTGTCTTTTAGGGCAATATAATATCTTATATACAGTAGTTGATATTTTGCCATCTTTAACAGTTGcggtcagagctttttttgtagaaaaagcccagcatattaggacacacctcctgacgccgagccagccagaactgtgttcctgctcaaaaaaagccctggttatgattATTTCTCAATAAATTTCATTTCTCCCCAGTATGTTGTAACTAGGCCAATCCTGGTTTTTGAGGGTGAAAGACAAAAAGAAGAACAACAGTGTTCAACTTTCAAAAGCCGTTGAATGCTTTATGCAAGGATCACCCACAATAACACATTGAGCAAGCTTCTGGGTGCGCCAGGTCTCTTCATCATGTTTTGCTGCTTTTCCCTCCCCGCATGCAACCTGATTCTGCAGCCTGTGCCCATCAAGGCCAGCAAAGCATCCCACACAGGATGctgctgacaaagagaacttgcCATGAGCCCAGGGATGAAGGGCTATGGAGAGCTCAGAAGGCTGCATACTGTGGTGTGCtgttgtggagaaatgccttgtccCTGGGAGGTTGGCAACAAGCAGGGGTCGGCTGTGTGGTTTAACCAGCCCCCCTCCCGAGCTAAGCACAAGTGGGAGTGGGGAGGAAGTTAGCCCAGGTCCTTCCAGACTCATCAGTCTAGCATGAGAGACAATGGGAGGGGctagttcacacacacacacccctcactgGCAGAGAACATGGAATTGGGGGTGTCAGAATTCTAGAGGGTGAGGAAGGGACTCTTTGGAGATGAGGAAAAGGAACTTGGCCTGTGTGGACTGGGGTCAAGGGGCAGCAGACACAGGACTTGTTAAAATCGCCTTGCAAGGGAAAGGGGGTCTCTTTTCTTCTCGAGATGCTGAGCTGAACAGACCTCTTGTCTGAGGTGGGGCTGGCCCAAAGAGGTGGGAGCAATCGTTGAGGTTATGGAAGAGCTTTCGAGAACAAGAGGACACCTAAGATAAAGAGCTGGTTCTAATTTTAACATCTAGTTAAGGCATGTTTTAGAGAGAGGAACAGGATTTCCGTTTTGCCATTTCcttttgttcttccttgcttCAATTTGGCATGGTGCTAAAAATACGCTTGTAAAGATTTTTAATAAGTACTTTAAAGTACTGTGGGAAGCCCCTCTTCTGTTGACCAAGGGGTGGCGGAATGGGAAGCCCAAGGAGGGGGCTGCAGGCAGAGCAGACACAGCCCTCCACAGTAAGGTCTTCATAAAAGAGGTTTTGGTGGGGGGGGATTTTGCTAGCCTCCATTGTTTGTTCTGTAGCACAGAACTGTAGCAGTTCTGTAGTtgttgctacagcaccaaccctaaatcagactcttccctgcagccactgtggccggacctgaatgtcccgcattggtcttgtcagccaccagtgagcctgcagcagatgtggattattgcacccttcttaaatcttcgttcgcgaagccaagccgagagagagagagagagagattgtttgTTCTCCTAACCTTAGGCTATAATTTAttacttttaaaaagttaattaaGCAAGGTAGCTTTTTATTGTTCATTGATGGTTGAACTGCATTTTGTTCTT includes these proteins:
- the LOC132588895 gene encoding zinc finger protein 511-like, with protein sequence ELHVDLGALPAAPHSQQPQQLAHVVVQPELAHGRGPPARAPPTAPARPRPPEPEARPAHPLPLPARPLARWRFPPPRPPSPSPPPAAASPPGTASSRTATSSGTSSCSRPPSPGPRRRRRRRREGGRPQRTAGFFCHSLGCGQTFSTLESYEHHYNLLHRNVCSSCKRSFPSAHLLDVHILEWHDSLFQVMAEKQNMYQCLVQSCAEKFKSSKDRKDHVIKIHQYPSDFRFDKPMKSKRIPPSICFGAGATRGFKSRKKRA